From one Coffea eugenioides isolate CCC68of chromosome 11, Ceug_1.0, whole genome shotgun sequence genomic stretch:
- the LOC113754200 gene encoding homologous-pairing protein 2 homolog has protein sequence MAPKSDSTEGIVLNFVNEQNKPLNSQIVADCLQKFNLKKGAIQKALDTLADSGKISFKEYGKQKIYLARQDQFDIPNGEELNQMKEENIKLQEELDGQRKAISAVEGEIKALQSNLTLEEVHKKEAKIRKEVKDMEEKLTKLREGVTLVNPEERKAVEGMYFETVNQWRRRKRMFKDIWDAITENSPKDLKEFKEELGIEYDEDVGVSLQSFIDLRQQGKKRARGL, from the exons ATGGCTCCTAAATCCGACAGCACCGAAg GAATCGTGCTCAATTTCGTGAACGAG CAAAATAAGCCGTTGAATTCACAAATTGTGGCTGATTGTCTACAAAAGTTCAATCTCAAAAAGGGGGCAATACAGAAAGCTTTAGATACTCTTGCTGATAGCGGAAAGATATCATTCAAGGAATATGGAAAGCAGAAGATCTATCTTGCTAGACAAGATCAGTTTGACATTCCAAATGGTGAAGAGCTTAATCAGATGAAAGAGGAAAATATCAAGCTGCAAGAAGAGCTGGATGGGCAAAGAAAAGCAATCAGTGCAGTTGAGGGAG AAATCAAAGCTCTGCAGTCAAATTTGACACTGGAAGAGGTACACAAAAAAGAAgccaaaataagaaaagag GTAAAAGATATGGAAGAGAAACTGACTAAGTTAAGGGAAGGAGTAACACTGGTCAATCCAGAAGAGCGAAAAGCTGTGGAGGGGATGTATTTTGAAACAGTAAACCAGTGGCGAAGACGGAAAAGGATGTTCAAAGATATATGGGATGCTATAACTGAGAACTCACCCAAAGACCTTAAAGAATTCAAG GAAGAACTTGGGATTGAGTATGATGAAGATGTTGGAGTGAGTTTACAATCCTTTATTGACCTAAGGCAACAAGGAAA
- the LOC113751778 gene encoding uncharacterized protein LOC113751778: MLTARTFLCKPFNSRPPSWAPSSVNHVAAANTKKRQSDTNFDKFKTKENKGWFKFGITSTGLYLSSGARRRRNSTPITTTAGVGGDSSVTELDDNIRKLLQAVLWVAEGVYILWLFLLPYAPGDPVWAISSETVNSLVGLSLNFFFILPLLNAVGVHTLEAPVLHPMSEGLFNFVIGWTLMFAPLLYTDWRRDRYGGSLDVLWGFQMFLTNTFLIPYMAIRLNKIGTEYNPRKTSQLGSIMTKGAPVVGLIGAAVCLLSTVWALYGRGDGSFGSVPERLEFLMSYLGSERLAYAFVWDICFYVIFQPWLIGDNIQNVQKDNVAVVRYLRYIPVVGLVAYCLCLNPDQET; the protein is encoded by the exons ATGCTGACGGCGAGAACCTTTCTATGCAAGCCATTCAACTCAAGACCGCCTTCGTGGGCGCCGAGCAGCGTTAACCACGTCGCAGCTGCTAACACCAAGAAAAGGCAGAGTGATACTAATTTTGATAAATTCAAGACCAAGGAGAATAAGGGGTGGTTTAAATTTGGAATTACTAGTACTGGACTTTATCTTTCCAGTGGGGCTCGCCGTCGCCGGAATTCCACTCCCATTACAACAACCGCCGGCGTCGGTGGTGACAGTTCAGTTACAGAGTTGGATGACAATATAAGGAAATTACTGCAAGCTGTCTTATGGGTTGCTGAGGGAGTCTACATTTTGTGGCTCTTCTTGCTTCCTTATGCTCCA GGGGATCCTGTGTGGGCTATCAGTTCAGAGACGGTCAATTCTCTAGTGGGCCTGTctctcaatttcttcttcattttgccGCTGTTGAATGCTG TTGGAGTTCATACATTGGAGGCACCAGTGCTTCACCCG ATGTCTGAGGGATTGTTCAACTTTGTTATCGGTTGGACCTTGATGTTTGCTCCTCTACTGTATACCGATTGGAGAAGAGACAGATATGGGGGTTCGTTGGACGTTCTGTGGGGATTCCAAATGTTCCTTACAAATA CATTCTTGATACCATACATGGCCATCCGTCTGAACAAGATCGGCACGGAATATAATCCAAGGAAGACGTCTCAGCTAGGTTCCATTATGACTAAAGGTGCACCAGTTGTTGGACTGATTGGTGCAGCTGTTTGTCTGCTATCCACAGTGTGGGCGCTCTACGGACGAGGAGATGGAAGTTTTGGGAGTGTACCGGAAAGATTAGAGTTCTTGATGAGTTATCTGGGCTCTGAAAGGCTTGCATATGCCTTTGTTTGGGATATCTGTTTTTATGTAATATTCCAGCCATGGTTGATAGGAGACAACATACAAAATGTTCAGAAAGATAATGTTGCTGTAGTTAGGTATCTTAGATATATCCCTGTAGTTGGTTTAGTAGCATACTGTCTTTGTTTGAATCCAGATCAGGAGACATAG
- the LOC113751796 gene encoding 30S ribosomal protein 3-1, chloroplastic-like — MLSMSPQSGIKGTLTYPSLPSQNPCCVPFQTSASLKSRAVSPISPTILSFKRKPFSTIQTLQAAATAEEVATETETPAEPSPEPAVHKAETVAKGAQKPKPELVLKFIWMEKNIGLALDQKIPGHGAVPLSPYFFWPRKDAWEELRATLESKSWVSQKKMIILLNQATDIINLWQQSGGNLSQ; from the exons ATGTTGTCTATGTCACCGCAGTCTGGTATCAAGGGCACTTTGACATATCCCTCCTTACCTTCCCAGAATCCTTGTTGCGTACCTTTCCAAACCTCCGCTTCATTGAAGTCTAGAGCTGTTTCTCCAATTTCACCAACCATTCTGAGCTTCAAAAGAAAGCCCTTTAGCACAATTCAGACGCTCCAGGCTGCGGCTACAGCAGAAGAAGTTGCAACAGAAACAGAAACTCCAGCTGAGCCTTCACCCGAACCTGCAGTACAT AAAGCCGAAACGGTGGCCAAGGGAGCACAGAAGCCAAAGCCTGAGCTGGTGTTGAAGTTCATATGGATGGAAAAGAATATTGGTCTGGCCCTGGATCAAAAGATACCAGGCCATGGAGCTGTTCCTCTCAGCCCCTACTTCTTTTGGCCGAGGAAAGATGCATGGGAAGAGCTTAGAGCTACTCTAGAGAGCAAGTCATGGGTATCCCAGAAGAAAATGATTATCCTGTTAAATCAGGCAACTGATATCATCAATTTATGGCAGCAGAGCGGCGGCAATTTGTCTCAATAA
- the LOC113751112 gene encoding lysine-specific histone demethylase 1 homolog 1 isoform X2 yields the protein METTEPRPPTNVSANATVSGEGNEDIPSLNTMPNHSSSPKMTAGPTASDPQPMDTSEPVNESQPTSETVPQAAAASTADPAPPPPRKRRRRKKLFTDMISTSSAASGLRVLRPHPKPSTAYSYSYSETELVDEPNDGKPHILHRRRGGSGGSSSKISDLAKEVDIEALIAISVGFPVDSLTEEEIEANVVSQIGGAEQANYIVVRNHILARWRSNVSVWLTKDHALESIRAEHKALVNSAYYFLLHHGYINFGLAPAIKEIKLKPPEGAPKANVVVIGAGLSGLVAARQLIFLGFKVVVLEGRARPGGRVRTKKMRGDKDDIVAAADLGGSVLTGINGNPLGVLARQLGVPLHKVRDICPLYLPNGRTVNPDIDSRVEVSFNKLLDRVCKLRQAMLEEVRSVDVSLGTALETFRQVYRVAEDPQERMLLDWHLANLEYANASLMSKLSMSYWDQDDPYEMGGDHCFMPGGGQAYRGDMVLCTVPLGVLKKDVIQFVPDLPERKREAIERLGFGLLNKVAILFPYDFWGGDIDTFGHLTDDPNTRGEFFLFYSYSSVAGGPLLVALVAGDAALKFEMMSPVESVQKVLEILKSIFSPKGIAVPDPVQAVCTRWGQDRFSYGSYSYVAIGASGDDYDILAESVGDRLFFAGEATNKQYPATMHGAFLSGMREAANILRVAKRRSIVPAERSNSAALENGDIDRLFNAPDLTFGSFSVLFDPRSTDLESNAVLRIALKGEKSGAVGIYLYGLIPRKQVIELSKVAGDLDRLHMLTREFHVRLVGRKSLSNMAESLLTVIRSSRLTNLS from the exons ATGGAAACCACCGAGCCTCGGCCCCCGACCAATGTTTCAGCTAATGCCACCGTCTCCGGCGAAGGCAACGAAGATATTCCCAGCTTGAACACCATGCCTAACCATTCATCTTCTCCTAAAATGACAGCTGGCCCTACCGCTTCTGATCCTCAACCCATGGACACCTCAGAACCCGTTAATGAATCCCAACCCACCTCCGAAACTGTACCCCAAGCCGCAGCCGCTTCAACCGCTGACCCTGCCCCACCTCCGCCGAGAAAGCGGCGTCGTCGAAAGAAGCTGTTTACTGATATGATATCGACCAGCTCCGCCGCGTCCGGCCTCCGCGTCCTCCGCCCCCATCCTAAACCCTCTACCGCCTACTCCTATTCCTACTCCGAAACCGAGCTCGTGGACGAACCCAACGATGGGAAACCCCATATCCTCCATCGCCGCCGTGGCGGCAGCGGAGGAAGCAGTAGTAAAATATCCGACCTAGCTAAAGAAGTCGACATTGAAGCCCTGATTGCCATATCCGTTGGATTCCCTGTTGATTCCTTAACCGAGGAAGAAATCGAGGCCAATGTCGTCTCCCAAATCGGCGGCGCCGAGCAAGCGAATTACATTGTCGTCCGCAACCATATTCTCGCCCGGTGGCGGTCAAACGTTTCCGTTTGGCTGACGAAAGACCACGCCTTGGAGTCAATCCGGGCTGAGCATAAAGCCCTTGTCAACTCTGCGTACTATTTCCTCCTCCACCATGGCTATATAAACTTCGGGCTTGCTCCGGcgattaaagaaataaaattaaaacCCCCAGAAGGCGCCCCGAAGGCGAACGTGGTCGTAATTGGAGCTGGGCTCTCGGGTTTAGTAGCTGCAAGACAGTTAATTTTTCTGGGTTTTAAGGTTGTGGTTTTGGAGGGCCGGGCCCGGCCAGGTGGACGGGTTCGAACCAAGAAAATGCGTGGTGATAAGGATGATATTGTTGCCGCCGCAGATTTAGGCGGGAGTGTGCTGACTGGGATCAATGGGAATCCATTAGGAGTTCTTGCTAGACAGTTAGGAGTTCCTCTTCATAAGGTGAGGGATATCTGTCCTTTGTATTTGCCTAATGGTAGAACTGTTAATCCAGATATTGATTCGAGAGTGGAAGTTTCGTTTAATAAGTTGTTGGATAGAGTTTGTAAGCTTAGACAGGCTATGTTGGAGGAAGTTAGATCAGTAGATGTTTCATTAGGTACCGCATTAGAGACGTTTAGGCAAGTCTATAGGGTAGCTGAGGATCCTCAAGAAAGAATGCTCTTGGATTGGCacttggccaatttggagtatGCTAATGCGTCCTTGATGTCCAAGTTATCAATGTCATATTGGGATCAAGATGATCCGTATGAAATGGGAGGCGATCATTGTTTTATGCCGGGAG GCGGGCAGGCTTATCGAGGGGATATGGTGCTTTGTACTGTTCCCTTGGGGGTGCTCAAAAAGGATGTTATTCAATTTGTACCAGACCTTccagagaggaagagagaggcTATTGAGAGATTGGGGTTTGGGTTGTTGAACAAAGTCGCAATCTTGTTTCCATATGATTTCTGGGGTGGTGATATTGATACTTTTGGGCATTTGACTGACGATCCGAATACGAGAGGCGagttttttctgttttatagtTATTCTTCAGTAGCAGGAGGACCACTTCTTGTGGCTCTTGTGGCTGGAGATGCAGCACTTAAGTTTGAAATGATGTCCCCTGTTGAATCTGTCCAGAAGGTTCTTGAAATACTGAAGAGTATATTCAGCCCGAAAGGGATAGCAGTTCCAGATCCCGTTCAGGCAGTTTGCACTCGTTGGGGTCAAGATCGGTTTTCCTATGGCTCTTATTCTTATGTTGCAATTGGAGCTTCTGGAGATGATTATGATATTCTAGCAGAGAGTGTTGGAGACCGACTTTTCTTTGCAGGAGAAGCAACAAACAAGCAGTATCCAGCAACAATGCATGGAGCTTTTCTTAGTGGGATGAGAGAGGCTGCTAATATCTTGAGGGTTGCCAAGAGGCGGTCAATTGTTCCAGCTGAAAGATCAAATAGTGCAGCTCTAGAAAACGGGGATATTGATAGGTTGTTTAATGCTCCAGACCTCACATTTGGTAGCTTCTCTGTGTTGTTTGATCCCAGGTCAACCGATCTAGAGTCTAATGCTGTATTACGAATTGCTTTAAAAGGTGAGAAATCTGGAGCTGTTGGTATTTATCTCTACGGTTTGATCCCCAGGAAGCAGGTGATTGAACTAAGTAAGGTGGCTGGAGATCTAGACCGCTTACATATGCTAACTCGTGAGTTTCATGTGAGGTTGGTTGGGAGGAAGAGTTTAAGCAATATGGCAGAATCTCTTCTTACAGTCATTAGATCCAGCAGATTAACTAACTTGAGTTAG
- the LOC113751112 gene encoding lysine-specific histone demethylase 1 homolog 1 isoform X1, whose product METTEPRPPTNVSANATVSGEGNEDIPSLNTMPNHSSSPKMTAGPTASDPQPMDTSEPVNESQPTSETVPQAAAASTADPAPPPPRKRRRRKKLFTDMISTSSAASGLRVLRPHPKPSTAYSYSYSETELVDEPNDGKPHILHRRRGGSGGSSSKISDLAKEVDIEALIAISVGFPVDSLTEEEIEANVVSQIGGAEQANYIVVRNHILARWRSNVSVWLTKDHALESIRAEHKALVNSAYYFLLHHGYINFGLAPAIKEIKLKPPEGAPKANVVVIGAGLSGLVAARQLIFLGFKVVVLEGRARPGGRVRTKKMRGDKDDIVAAADLGGSVLTGINGNPLGVLARQLGVPLHKVRDICPLYLPNGRTVNPDIDSRVEVSFNKLLDRVCKLRQAMLEEVRSVDVSLGTALETFRQVYRVAEDPQERMLLDWHLANLEYANASLMSKLSMSYWDQDDPYEMGGDHCFMPGGNETLIRVLAEDLPIFYNRAVDTVKYGIDGVLVHAGGQAYRGDMVLCTVPLGVLKKDVIQFVPDLPERKREAIERLGFGLLNKVAILFPYDFWGGDIDTFGHLTDDPNTRGEFFLFYSYSSVAGGPLLVALVAGDAALKFEMMSPVESVQKVLEILKSIFSPKGIAVPDPVQAVCTRWGQDRFSYGSYSYVAIGASGDDYDILAESVGDRLFFAGEATNKQYPATMHGAFLSGMREAANILRVAKRRSIVPAERSNSAALENGDIDRLFNAPDLTFGSFSVLFDPRSTDLESNAVLRIALKGEKSGAVGIYLYGLIPRKQVIELSKVAGDLDRLHMLTREFHVRLVGRKSLSNMAESLLTVIRSSRLTNLS is encoded by the coding sequence ATGGAAACCACCGAGCCTCGGCCCCCGACCAATGTTTCAGCTAATGCCACCGTCTCCGGCGAAGGCAACGAAGATATTCCCAGCTTGAACACCATGCCTAACCATTCATCTTCTCCTAAAATGACAGCTGGCCCTACCGCTTCTGATCCTCAACCCATGGACACCTCAGAACCCGTTAATGAATCCCAACCCACCTCCGAAACTGTACCCCAAGCCGCAGCCGCTTCAACCGCTGACCCTGCCCCACCTCCGCCGAGAAAGCGGCGTCGTCGAAAGAAGCTGTTTACTGATATGATATCGACCAGCTCCGCCGCGTCCGGCCTCCGCGTCCTCCGCCCCCATCCTAAACCCTCTACCGCCTACTCCTATTCCTACTCCGAAACCGAGCTCGTGGACGAACCCAACGATGGGAAACCCCATATCCTCCATCGCCGCCGTGGCGGCAGCGGAGGAAGCAGTAGTAAAATATCCGACCTAGCTAAAGAAGTCGACATTGAAGCCCTGATTGCCATATCCGTTGGATTCCCTGTTGATTCCTTAACCGAGGAAGAAATCGAGGCCAATGTCGTCTCCCAAATCGGCGGCGCCGAGCAAGCGAATTACATTGTCGTCCGCAACCATATTCTCGCCCGGTGGCGGTCAAACGTTTCCGTTTGGCTGACGAAAGACCACGCCTTGGAGTCAATCCGGGCTGAGCATAAAGCCCTTGTCAACTCTGCGTACTATTTCCTCCTCCACCATGGCTATATAAACTTCGGGCTTGCTCCGGcgattaaagaaataaaattaaaacCCCCAGAAGGCGCCCCGAAGGCGAACGTGGTCGTAATTGGAGCTGGGCTCTCGGGTTTAGTAGCTGCAAGACAGTTAATTTTTCTGGGTTTTAAGGTTGTGGTTTTGGAGGGCCGGGCCCGGCCAGGTGGACGGGTTCGAACCAAGAAAATGCGTGGTGATAAGGATGATATTGTTGCCGCCGCAGATTTAGGCGGGAGTGTGCTGACTGGGATCAATGGGAATCCATTAGGAGTTCTTGCTAGACAGTTAGGAGTTCCTCTTCATAAGGTGAGGGATATCTGTCCTTTGTATTTGCCTAATGGTAGAACTGTTAATCCAGATATTGATTCGAGAGTGGAAGTTTCGTTTAATAAGTTGTTGGATAGAGTTTGTAAGCTTAGACAGGCTATGTTGGAGGAAGTTAGATCAGTAGATGTTTCATTAGGTACCGCATTAGAGACGTTTAGGCAAGTCTATAGGGTAGCTGAGGATCCTCAAGAAAGAATGCTCTTGGATTGGCacttggccaatttggagtatGCTAATGCGTCCTTGATGTCCAAGTTATCAATGTCATATTGGGATCAAGATGATCCGTATGAAATGGGAGGCGATCATTGTTTTATGCCGGGAGGTAACGAGACATTAATTCGAGTATTGGCTGAGGACCTTCCAATATTTTATAACCGCGCAGTTGACACTGTCAAGTATGGTATTGATGGGGTTTTAGTGCATGCAGGCGGGCAGGCTTATCGAGGGGATATGGTGCTTTGTACTGTTCCCTTGGGGGTGCTCAAAAAGGATGTTATTCAATTTGTACCAGACCTTccagagaggaagagagaggcTATTGAGAGATTGGGGTTTGGGTTGTTGAACAAAGTCGCAATCTTGTTTCCATATGATTTCTGGGGTGGTGATATTGATACTTTTGGGCATTTGACTGACGATCCGAATACGAGAGGCGagttttttctgttttatagtTATTCTTCAGTAGCAGGAGGACCACTTCTTGTGGCTCTTGTGGCTGGAGATGCAGCACTTAAGTTTGAAATGATGTCCCCTGTTGAATCTGTCCAGAAGGTTCTTGAAATACTGAAGAGTATATTCAGCCCGAAAGGGATAGCAGTTCCAGATCCCGTTCAGGCAGTTTGCACTCGTTGGGGTCAAGATCGGTTTTCCTATGGCTCTTATTCTTATGTTGCAATTGGAGCTTCTGGAGATGATTATGATATTCTAGCAGAGAGTGTTGGAGACCGACTTTTCTTTGCAGGAGAAGCAACAAACAAGCAGTATCCAGCAACAATGCATGGAGCTTTTCTTAGTGGGATGAGAGAGGCTGCTAATATCTTGAGGGTTGCCAAGAGGCGGTCAATTGTTCCAGCTGAAAGATCAAATAGTGCAGCTCTAGAAAACGGGGATATTGATAGGTTGTTTAATGCTCCAGACCTCACATTTGGTAGCTTCTCTGTGTTGTTTGATCCCAGGTCAACCGATCTAGAGTCTAATGCTGTATTACGAATTGCTTTAAAAGGTGAGAAATCTGGAGCTGTTGGTATTTATCTCTACGGTTTGATCCCCAGGAAGCAGGTGATTGAACTAAGTAAGGTGGCTGGAGATCTAGACCGCTTACATATGCTAACTCGTGAGTTTCATGTGAGGTTGGTTGGGAGGAAGAGTTTAAGCAATATGGCAGAATCTCTTCTTACAGTCATTAGATCCAGCAGATTAACTAACTTGAGTTAG